The following proteins are encoded in a genomic region of Triticum dicoccoides isolate Atlit2015 ecotype Zavitan chromosome 1B, WEW_v2.0, whole genome shotgun sequence:
- the LOC119339424 gene encoding trihelix transcription factor ASIL1-like, translating into MSSSSSLKQDDVPSSPELPPLAAPGIAAAAAAAAAAASSGGGGGGVGAGGGSGRRLPPPCWTHEETLALIEAYRDKWEALKKGNLRAADWDEVAGAVTARCGRFPTATYKSGVQCRHKIEKLRKRYRAERTRSMGRSKGPKWPFFPLLHDLAGGGVPDASPNPIIKIKPRGNATPASPSPVSSPSSEDAGRSRSLHGLISNGGGGSGLRFTIPKASRTKPGVPREARPDRDRGEEDPEAEAMTEVASALRAVGEGFLRMEERRLELSLQMEKERMESEMKRTQALLDAQQLFVEAFLGKQQPHHKKLVSSAAAMEED; encoded by the coding sequence atgtcctcctcctcgtcgctcaAGCAGGACGACGTCCCCTCCTCCCCGGAGCTCCCCCCGCTGGCCGCGCCAGGCatcgcggcggcggccgccgcggccgcggccgccgcttcgtccggcggcggagggggaggggtaggggcgggcggcggctccgggaGGAGGCTGCCCCCGCCGTGCTGGACGCACGAGGAGACCCTCGCGCTAATCGAGGCGTACCGTGACAAGTGGGAGGCGCTCAAGAAGGGCAACCTGCGGGCGGCAGACTGGGACGAGGTCGCCGGCGCCGTCACCGCCCGCTGCGGGAGGTTCCCCACCGCCACCTACAAGTCCGGCGTGCAGTGCCGCCACAAGATCGAGAAGCTCCGCAAGCGGTACCGCGCCGAGCGGACGCGCTCCATGGGGCGCTCCAAGGGCCCCAAGTGGCCCTTCTTCCCGCTCCTCCACGACCTCGCCGGCGGCGGGGTCCCCGACGCCAGCCCCAACCCCATCATCAAGATCAAGCCCAGGGGAAACGCCACCCCGGCGTCCCCTTCCCCCGTGTCGTCCCCCTCGTCCGAGGACGCCGGGCGGAGCAGGAGCCTCCACGGCCTCATCTCCAACGGCGGGGGCGGCAGCGGGCTGCGCTTCACCATCCCCAAGGCTTCGCGCACCAAGCCGGGGGTCCCGCGGGAGGCGAGGCCGGACCGGGACAGGGGCGAGGAGGACCCGGAGGCGGAGGCCATGACGGAGGTGGCGTCGGCACTGAGGGCCGTCGGCGAGGGGTTCCTGAGGATGGAGGAGCGCAGGCTGGAGCTCTCGCTCCAGATGGAGAAGGAGCGGATGGAGTCGGAGATGAAGCGCACCCAGGCGCTGCTCGACGCGCAGCAGCTCTTTGTCGAGGCGTTCCTCGGCAAGCAGCAGCCGCACCACAAGAAGCTGGTCTCCTCCGCCGCTGCTATGGAGGAGGATTGA